A portion of the Camelus ferus isolate YT-003-E chromosome 16, BCGSAC_Cfer_1.0, whole genome shotgun sequence genome contains these proteins:
- the EXOC7 gene encoding exocyst complex component 7 isoform X5 gives MIPPQEASARRREIEDKLKQEEETLSFIRDSLEKSDQLTKNMVSILSSFESRLMKLENSIIPVHKQTENLQRLQENVEKTLSCLDHVISYYHVASDTEKIIREGPTGRLEEYLGSMAKIQKAVEYFQDNSPDSPELNKVKLLFERGKESLESEFRSLMTRHSKVVSPVLILDLISGEDDLEVQEEVPLEHLPESVLQDVVRISRWLVEYGRNQDFMNVYYQIRSSQLDRSIKGLKEHFRKSSSSSGVPYSPAIPNKRKDTPTKKPVKRPGHEHDFRVKHLSEALNDKHGPLAGRDDVLDVETDAYIHCISAFVRLAQSEYQLLTDVIPEHHQKKTFDSLIQDALDGLMLEGENIVAAARKAIIRHDFSAVLTVFPILRHLKQTKPEFDQVLQGTAASTKNKLPSLITSMETVGAKALEDFADNIKNDPDKEYNMPKDGTVHELTSNAILFLQQLLDFQETAGAMLASQVLGDTYNIPLDPRETSSSATSYSSEFSRRLLSTYICKVLGNLQLNLLSKSKVYEDPALSAIFLHNNYNYILKALEKSELIQLVAVTQKTAERSYREHIEQQIQTYQRSWLKVTDYIAEKNLPVFQPGVKLRDKERQMIKERFKGFNDGLEELCKIQKAWAIPDTEQRDKIRQAQKNIVKETYGAFLHRFGSVPFTKNPEKYMKYRVEQVGDMIDRLFDTSA, from the exons ATGATTCCCCCGCAGGAGGCGTCCGCCCGGCGGCGGGAGATCGAGGACAAGCTGAAGCAg GAGGAGGAGACACTGTCCTTCATCCGAGACAGCCTGGAGAAGAGCGACCAGCTCACCAAGAACATG GTGTCTATCCTGTCATCCTTTGAGAGTCGCCTTATGAAGCTGGAGAACTCCATCATCCCTGTGcataaacagacagagaacctgCAGCGGCTGCAGGAGAATGTTGAGAAGACGCTGTCCTGCCTGGACCACGTCATCAGCTACTACCATGTGGCGAGTGACACTGAGAAGATCATCAGGGAGGG CCCCACAGGTAGGCTGGAAGAGTATCTGGGAAGCATGGCCAAGATTCAGAAGGCTGTGGAGTATTTCCAGGACAATAGCCCAGACAGCCCAGAGCTCAACAAAGTG AAGCTGCTCTTTGAGCGGGGGAAGGAGTCGCTGGAGTCCGAGTTCCGGAGCCTGATGACCCGGCACAGCAAGGTCGTGTCCCCTGTGCTCATCCTGGATCTGATCAGCGGTGAGGATGACCTGGAGGTCCAGGAGGAGGTGCCCCTGGAGCACCTGCCCGAGAGCGTGCTGCAGGACGTGGTCCGCATCTCCCGCTGGCTGGTGGAATACGGCCGCAACCAAG ATTTCATGAATGTCTACTACCAAATCCGCTCCAGCCAGCTGGACCGCTCCATCAAAGGCCTGAAGGAGCATTTCCGGAAGAGCAGTTCTTCCTCTGGGGTTCCCTACTCCCCTGCTATCCCCAACAAGAGGAAAGACACGCCCACCAAGAAGCCAGTCAAGCGACCAG GTCACGAGCATGATTTCCGAGTAAAGCACCTGTCCGAGGCCCTGAACGACAAGCATGGGCCGCTGGCCG GGAGAGATGACGTGCTGGACGTGGAGACCGATGCCTACATTCACTGCATCAGTGCCTTTGTCAGGCTGGCCCAGAGCGAGTACCAGCTGCTGACGGACGTCATCCCTGAGCACCATCAGAAGAAGACCTTTGACTCTTTGATACAG GACGCCCTGGACGGGCTGATGCTGGAAGGGGAGAACATTGTGGCTGCTGCCCGGAAGGCCATCATCCGACACGACTTCTCGGCAGTGCTCACCGTCTTCCCCATCCTGCGGCACCTCAAGCAGACCAAGCCTGAGTTTGACCAGGTGCTCCAG GGCACGGCCGCCAGCACCAAGAACAAGCTGCCCAGCCTCATCACCTCAATGGAGACTGTTGGAGCCAAAGCGCTGGAGGACTTCGCTGACAACATCAAg AATGACCCGGACAAGGAGTACAACATGCCCAAGGATGGCACCGTGCACGAGCTCACGAGCAAT GCCATCCTCTTCCTGCAGCAGCTCCTGGACTTCCAGGAGACGGCGGGCGCCATGCTGGCCTCCCAAG TTCTTGGGGACACATACAATATTCCTTTAGACCCCCGAG AGACCAGTTCTTCAGCCACCAGCTACAGCTCCGAGTTCAGCAGGCGCCTTCTGAGCACCTACATCT GTAAAGTCCTGGGCAACCTGCAGTTGAACTTGCTGAGCAAGTCCAAGGTGTATGAGGACCCAGCTCTGAGCGCCATCTTCCTGCACAACAATTACAACTACATCCTTAAGGCCCTGGAGAA GTCTGAGCTGATCCAGCTCGTGGCGGTGACCCAGAAGACTGCCGAGCGTTCCTACCGGGAGCACATCGAGCAGCAGATCCAGACCTACCAGCGCAG TTGGTTAAAGGTGACTGACTACATCGCTGAGAAGAACCTACCTGTGTTCCAACCCGGAGTCAAG ctCCGGGACAAGGAACGGCAGATGATCAAGGAGCGGTTTAAG GGCTTCAATGACGGCCTTGAAGAATTGTGCAAGATCCAGAAGGCCTGGGCTATTCCCGACACAGAGCAGAGGGACAAGATCCGCCAAGCCCAGAAGAACATTGTTAAGGAGACCTACGGGGCCTTTCTGCACAG GTTTGGCAGCGTGCCCTTCACCAAGAACCCTGAGAAGTACATGAAGTACCGCGTGGAGCAGGTGGGCGACATGATCGATCGCCTCTTTGACACCTCCGCCTGA
- the EXOC7 gene encoding exocyst complex component 7 isoform X6 — MIPPQEASARRREIEDKLKQEEETLSFIRDSLEKSDQLTKNMVSILSSFESRLMKLENSIIPVHKQTENLQRLQENVEKTLSCLDHVISYYHVASDTEKIIREGPTGRLEEYLGSMAKIQKAVEYFQDNSPDSPELNKVKLLFERGKESLESEFRSLMTRHSKVVSPVLILDLISGEDDLEVQEEVPLEHLPESVLQDVVRISRWLVEYGRNQDFMNVYYQIRSSQLDRSIKGLKEHFRKSSSSSGVPYSPAIPNKRKDTPTKKPVKRPGTIRKAQNLLKQYSQHGLDGKKGGSNLIPLEGHEHDFRVKHLSEALNDKHGPLAGRDDVLDVETDAYIHCISAFVRLAQSEYQLLTDVIPEHHQKKTFDSLIQDALDGLMLEGENIVAAARKAIIRHDFSAVLTVFPILRHLKQTKPEFDQVLQGTAASTKNKLPSLITSMETVGAKALEDFADNIKAILFLQQLLDFQETAGAMLASQETSSSATSYSSEFSRRLLSTYICKVLGNLQLNLLSKSKVYEDPALSAIFLHNNYNYILKALEKSELIQLVAVTQKTAERSYREHIEQQIQTYQRSWLKVTDYIAEKNLPVFQPGVKLRDKERQMIKERFKGFNDGLEELCKIQKAWAIPDTEQRDKIRQAQKNIVKETYGAFLHRFGSVPFTKNPEKYMKYRVEQVGDMIDRLFDTSA, encoded by the exons ATGATTCCCCCGCAGGAGGCGTCCGCCCGGCGGCGGGAGATCGAGGACAAGCTGAAGCAg GAGGAGGAGACACTGTCCTTCATCCGAGACAGCCTGGAGAAGAGCGACCAGCTCACCAAGAACATG GTGTCTATCCTGTCATCCTTTGAGAGTCGCCTTATGAAGCTGGAGAACTCCATCATCCCTGTGcataaacagacagagaacctgCAGCGGCTGCAGGAGAATGTTGAGAAGACGCTGTCCTGCCTGGACCACGTCATCAGCTACTACCATGTGGCGAGTGACACTGAGAAGATCATCAGGGAGGG CCCCACAGGTAGGCTGGAAGAGTATCTGGGAAGCATGGCCAAGATTCAGAAGGCTGTGGAGTATTTCCAGGACAATAGCCCAGACAGCCCAGAGCTCAACAAAGTG AAGCTGCTCTTTGAGCGGGGGAAGGAGTCGCTGGAGTCCGAGTTCCGGAGCCTGATGACCCGGCACAGCAAGGTCGTGTCCCCTGTGCTCATCCTGGATCTGATCAGCGGTGAGGATGACCTGGAGGTCCAGGAGGAGGTGCCCCTGGAGCACCTGCCCGAGAGCGTGCTGCAGGACGTGGTCCGCATCTCCCGCTGGCTGGTGGAATACGGCCGCAACCAAG ATTTCATGAATGTCTACTACCAAATCCGCTCCAGCCAGCTGGACCGCTCCATCAAAGGCCTGAAGGAGCATTTCCGGAAGAGCAGTTCTTCCTCTGGGGTTCCCTACTCCCCTGCTATCCCCAACAAGAGGAAAGACACGCCCACCAAGAAGCCAGTCAAGCGACCAG GGACGATCCGTAAGGCTCAGAACCTTCTGAAACAGTATTCCCAGCATGGTCTAGATGGGAAAAAGGGGGGCTCTAACCTCATTCCTCTGGAAG GTCACGAGCATGATTTCCGAGTAAAGCACCTGTCCGAGGCCCTGAACGACAAGCATGGGCCGCTGGCCG GGAGAGATGACGTGCTGGACGTGGAGACCGATGCCTACATTCACTGCATCAGTGCCTTTGTCAGGCTGGCCCAGAGCGAGTACCAGCTGCTGACGGACGTCATCCCTGAGCACCATCAGAAGAAGACCTTTGACTCTTTGATACAG GACGCCCTGGACGGGCTGATGCTGGAAGGGGAGAACATTGTGGCTGCTGCCCGGAAGGCCATCATCCGACACGACTTCTCGGCAGTGCTCACCGTCTTCCCCATCCTGCGGCACCTCAAGCAGACCAAGCCTGAGTTTGACCAGGTGCTCCAG GGCACGGCCGCCAGCACCAAGAACAAGCTGCCCAGCCTCATCACCTCAATGGAGACTGTTGGAGCCAAAGCGCTGGAGGACTTCGCTGACAACATCAAg GCCATCCTCTTCCTGCAGCAGCTCCTGGACTTCCAGGAGACGGCGGGCGCCATGCTGGCCTCCCAAG AGACCAGTTCTTCAGCCACCAGCTACAGCTCCGAGTTCAGCAGGCGCCTTCTGAGCACCTACATCT GTAAAGTCCTGGGCAACCTGCAGTTGAACTTGCTGAGCAAGTCCAAGGTGTATGAGGACCCAGCTCTGAGCGCCATCTTCCTGCACAACAATTACAACTACATCCTTAAGGCCCTGGAGAA GTCTGAGCTGATCCAGCTCGTGGCGGTGACCCAGAAGACTGCCGAGCGTTCCTACCGGGAGCACATCGAGCAGCAGATCCAGACCTACCAGCGCAG TTGGTTAAAGGTGACTGACTACATCGCTGAGAAGAACCTACCTGTGTTCCAACCCGGAGTCAAG ctCCGGGACAAGGAACGGCAGATGATCAAGGAGCGGTTTAAG GGCTTCAATGACGGCCTTGAAGAATTGTGCAAGATCCAGAAGGCCTGGGCTATTCCCGACACAGAGCAGAGGGACAAGATCCGCCAAGCCCAGAAGAACATTGTTAAGGAGACCTACGGGGCCTTTCTGCACAG GTTTGGCAGCGTGCCCTTCACCAAGAACCCTGAGAAGTACATGAAGTACCGCGTGGAGCAGGTGGGCGACATGATCGATCGCCTCTTTGACACCTCCGCCTGA
- the EXOC7 gene encoding exocyst complex component 7 isoform X4, whose protein sequence is MIPPQEASARRREIEDKLKQEEETLSFIRDSLEKSDQLTKNMVSILSSFESRLMKLENSIIPVHKQTENLQRLQENVEKTLSCLDHVISYYHVASDTEKIIREGPTGRLEEYLGSMAKIQKAVEYFQDNSPDSPELNKVKLLFERGKESLESEFRSLMTRHSKVVSPVLILDLISGEDDLEVQEEVPLEHLPESVLQDVVRISRWLVEYGRNQDFMNVYYQIRSSQLDRSIKGLKEHFRKSSSSSGVPYSPAIPNKRKDTPTKKPVKRPGTIRKAQNLLKQYSQHGLDGKKGGSNLIPLEGRDDVLDVETDAYIHCISAFVRLAQSEYQLLTDVIPEHHQKKTFDSLIQDALDGLMLEGENIVAAARKAIIRHDFSAVLTVFPILRHLKQTKPEFDQVLQGTAASTKNKLPSLITSMETVGAKALEDFADNIKNDPDKEYNMPKDGTVHELTSNAILFLQQLLDFQETAGAMLASQVLGDTYNIPLDPRETSSSATSYSSEFSRRLLSTYICKVLGNLQLNLLSKSKVYEDPALSAIFLHNNYNYILKALEKSELIQLVAVTQKTAERSYREHIEQQIQTYQRSWLKVTDYIAEKNLPVFQPGVKLRDKERQMIKERFKGFNDGLEELCKIQKAWAIPDTEQRDKIRQAQKNIVKETYGAFLHRFGSVPFTKNPEKYMKYRVEQVGDMIDRLFDTSA, encoded by the exons ATGATTCCCCCGCAGGAGGCGTCCGCCCGGCGGCGGGAGATCGAGGACAAGCTGAAGCAg GAGGAGGAGACACTGTCCTTCATCCGAGACAGCCTGGAGAAGAGCGACCAGCTCACCAAGAACATG GTGTCTATCCTGTCATCCTTTGAGAGTCGCCTTATGAAGCTGGAGAACTCCATCATCCCTGTGcataaacagacagagaacctgCAGCGGCTGCAGGAGAATGTTGAGAAGACGCTGTCCTGCCTGGACCACGTCATCAGCTACTACCATGTGGCGAGTGACACTGAGAAGATCATCAGGGAGGG CCCCACAGGTAGGCTGGAAGAGTATCTGGGAAGCATGGCCAAGATTCAGAAGGCTGTGGAGTATTTCCAGGACAATAGCCCAGACAGCCCAGAGCTCAACAAAGTG AAGCTGCTCTTTGAGCGGGGGAAGGAGTCGCTGGAGTCCGAGTTCCGGAGCCTGATGACCCGGCACAGCAAGGTCGTGTCCCCTGTGCTCATCCTGGATCTGATCAGCGGTGAGGATGACCTGGAGGTCCAGGAGGAGGTGCCCCTGGAGCACCTGCCCGAGAGCGTGCTGCAGGACGTGGTCCGCATCTCCCGCTGGCTGGTGGAATACGGCCGCAACCAAG ATTTCATGAATGTCTACTACCAAATCCGCTCCAGCCAGCTGGACCGCTCCATCAAAGGCCTGAAGGAGCATTTCCGGAAGAGCAGTTCTTCCTCTGGGGTTCCCTACTCCCCTGCTATCCCCAACAAGAGGAAAGACACGCCCACCAAGAAGCCAGTCAAGCGACCAG GGACGATCCGTAAGGCTCAGAACCTTCTGAAACAGTATTCCCAGCATGGTCTAGATGGGAAAAAGGGGGGCTCTAACCTCATTCCTCTGGAAG GGAGAGATGACGTGCTGGACGTGGAGACCGATGCCTACATTCACTGCATCAGTGCCTTTGTCAGGCTGGCCCAGAGCGAGTACCAGCTGCTGACGGACGTCATCCCTGAGCACCATCAGAAGAAGACCTTTGACTCTTTGATACAG GACGCCCTGGACGGGCTGATGCTGGAAGGGGAGAACATTGTGGCTGCTGCCCGGAAGGCCATCATCCGACACGACTTCTCGGCAGTGCTCACCGTCTTCCCCATCCTGCGGCACCTCAAGCAGACCAAGCCTGAGTTTGACCAGGTGCTCCAG GGCACGGCCGCCAGCACCAAGAACAAGCTGCCCAGCCTCATCACCTCAATGGAGACTGTTGGAGCCAAAGCGCTGGAGGACTTCGCTGACAACATCAAg AATGACCCGGACAAGGAGTACAACATGCCCAAGGATGGCACCGTGCACGAGCTCACGAGCAAT GCCATCCTCTTCCTGCAGCAGCTCCTGGACTTCCAGGAGACGGCGGGCGCCATGCTGGCCTCCCAAG TTCTTGGGGACACATACAATATTCCTTTAGACCCCCGAG AGACCAGTTCTTCAGCCACCAGCTACAGCTCCGAGTTCAGCAGGCGCCTTCTGAGCACCTACATCT GTAAAGTCCTGGGCAACCTGCAGTTGAACTTGCTGAGCAAGTCCAAGGTGTATGAGGACCCAGCTCTGAGCGCCATCTTCCTGCACAACAATTACAACTACATCCTTAAGGCCCTGGAGAA GTCTGAGCTGATCCAGCTCGTGGCGGTGACCCAGAAGACTGCCGAGCGTTCCTACCGGGAGCACATCGAGCAGCAGATCCAGACCTACCAGCGCAG TTGGTTAAAGGTGACTGACTACATCGCTGAGAAGAACCTACCTGTGTTCCAACCCGGAGTCAAG ctCCGGGACAAGGAACGGCAGATGATCAAGGAGCGGTTTAAG GGCTTCAATGACGGCCTTGAAGAATTGTGCAAGATCCAGAAGGCCTGGGCTATTCCCGACACAGAGCAGAGGGACAAGATCCGCCAAGCCCAGAAGAACATTGTTAAGGAGACCTACGGGGCCTTTCTGCACAG GTTTGGCAGCGTGCCCTTCACCAAGAACCCTGAGAAGTACATGAAGTACCGCGTGGAGCAGGTGGGCGACATGATCGATCGCCTCTTTGACACCTCCGCCTGA
- the EXOC7 gene encoding exocyst complex component 7 isoform X2: MIPPQEASARRREIEDKLKQEEETLSFIRDSLEKSDQLTKNMVSILSSFESRLMKLENSIIPVHKQTENLQRLQENVEKTLSCLDHVISYYHVASDTEKIIREGPTGRLEEYLGSMAKIQKAVEYFQDNSPDSPELNKVKLLFERGKESLESEFRSLMTRHSKVVSPVLILDLISGEDDLEVQEEVPLEHLPESVLQDVVRISRWLVEYGRNQDFMNVYYQIRSSQLDRSIKGLKEHFRKSSSSSGVPYSPAIPNKRKDTPTKKPVKRPGTIRKAQNLLKQYSQHGLDGKKGGSNLIPLEGHEHDFRVKHLSEALNDKHGPLAGRDDVLDVETDAYIHCISAFVRLAQSEYQLLTDVIPEHHQKKTFDSLIQDALDGLMLEGENIVAAARKAIIRHDFSAVLTVFPILRHLKQTKPEFDQVLQGTAASTKNKLPSLITSMETVGAKALEDFADNIKNDPDKEYNMPKDGTVHELTSNAILFLQQLLDFQETAGAMLASQETSSSATSYSSEFSRRLLSTYICKVLGNLQLNLLSKSKVYEDPALSAIFLHNNYNYILKALEKSELIQLVAVTQKTAERSYREHIEQQIQTYQRSWLKVTDYIAEKNLPVFQPGVKLRDKERQMIKERFKGFNDGLEELCKIQKAWAIPDTEQRDKIRQAQKNIVKETYGAFLHRFGSVPFTKNPEKYMKYRVEQVGDMIDRLFDTSA, translated from the exons ATGATTCCCCCGCAGGAGGCGTCCGCCCGGCGGCGGGAGATCGAGGACAAGCTGAAGCAg GAGGAGGAGACACTGTCCTTCATCCGAGACAGCCTGGAGAAGAGCGACCAGCTCACCAAGAACATG GTGTCTATCCTGTCATCCTTTGAGAGTCGCCTTATGAAGCTGGAGAACTCCATCATCCCTGTGcataaacagacagagaacctgCAGCGGCTGCAGGAGAATGTTGAGAAGACGCTGTCCTGCCTGGACCACGTCATCAGCTACTACCATGTGGCGAGTGACACTGAGAAGATCATCAGGGAGGG CCCCACAGGTAGGCTGGAAGAGTATCTGGGAAGCATGGCCAAGATTCAGAAGGCTGTGGAGTATTTCCAGGACAATAGCCCAGACAGCCCAGAGCTCAACAAAGTG AAGCTGCTCTTTGAGCGGGGGAAGGAGTCGCTGGAGTCCGAGTTCCGGAGCCTGATGACCCGGCACAGCAAGGTCGTGTCCCCTGTGCTCATCCTGGATCTGATCAGCGGTGAGGATGACCTGGAGGTCCAGGAGGAGGTGCCCCTGGAGCACCTGCCCGAGAGCGTGCTGCAGGACGTGGTCCGCATCTCCCGCTGGCTGGTGGAATACGGCCGCAACCAAG ATTTCATGAATGTCTACTACCAAATCCGCTCCAGCCAGCTGGACCGCTCCATCAAAGGCCTGAAGGAGCATTTCCGGAAGAGCAGTTCTTCCTCTGGGGTTCCCTACTCCCCTGCTATCCCCAACAAGAGGAAAGACACGCCCACCAAGAAGCCAGTCAAGCGACCAG GGACGATCCGTAAGGCTCAGAACCTTCTGAAACAGTATTCCCAGCATGGTCTAGATGGGAAAAAGGGGGGCTCTAACCTCATTCCTCTGGAAG GTCACGAGCATGATTTCCGAGTAAAGCACCTGTCCGAGGCCCTGAACGACAAGCATGGGCCGCTGGCCG GGAGAGATGACGTGCTGGACGTGGAGACCGATGCCTACATTCACTGCATCAGTGCCTTTGTCAGGCTGGCCCAGAGCGAGTACCAGCTGCTGACGGACGTCATCCCTGAGCACCATCAGAAGAAGACCTTTGACTCTTTGATACAG GACGCCCTGGACGGGCTGATGCTGGAAGGGGAGAACATTGTGGCTGCTGCCCGGAAGGCCATCATCCGACACGACTTCTCGGCAGTGCTCACCGTCTTCCCCATCCTGCGGCACCTCAAGCAGACCAAGCCTGAGTTTGACCAGGTGCTCCAG GGCACGGCCGCCAGCACCAAGAACAAGCTGCCCAGCCTCATCACCTCAATGGAGACTGTTGGAGCCAAAGCGCTGGAGGACTTCGCTGACAACATCAAg AATGACCCGGACAAGGAGTACAACATGCCCAAGGATGGCACCGTGCACGAGCTCACGAGCAAT GCCATCCTCTTCCTGCAGCAGCTCCTGGACTTCCAGGAGACGGCGGGCGCCATGCTGGCCTCCCAAG AGACCAGTTCTTCAGCCACCAGCTACAGCTCCGAGTTCAGCAGGCGCCTTCTGAGCACCTACATCT GTAAAGTCCTGGGCAACCTGCAGTTGAACTTGCTGAGCAAGTCCAAGGTGTATGAGGACCCAGCTCTGAGCGCCATCTTCCTGCACAACAATTACAACTACATCCTTAAGGCCCTGGAGAA GTCTGAGCTGATCCAGCTCGTGGCGGTGACCCAGAAGACTGCCGAGCGTTCCTACCGGGAGCACATCGAGCAGCAGATCCAGACCTACCAGCGCAG TTGGTTAAAGGTGACTGACTACATCGCTGAGAAGAACCTACCTGTGTTCCAACCCGGAGTCAAG ctCCGGGACAAGGAACGGCAGATGATCAAGGAGCGGTTTAAG GGCTTCAATGACGGCCTTGAAGAATTGTGCAAGATCCAGAAGGCCTGGGCTATTCCCGACACAGAGCAGAGGGACAAGATCCGCCAAGCCCAGAAGAACATTGTTAAGGAGACCTACGGGGCCTTTCTGCACAG GTTTGGCAGCGTGCCCTTCACCAAGAACCCTGAGAAGTACATGAAGTACCGCGTGGAGCAGGTGGGCGACATGATCGATCGCCTCTTTGACACCTCCGCCTGA
- the EXOC7 gene encoding exocyst complex component 7 isoform X11 encodes MIPPQEASARRREIEDKLKQEEETLSFIRDSLEKSDQLTKNMVSILSSFESRLMKLENSIIPVHKQTENLQRLQENVEKTLSCLDHVISYYHVASDTEKIIREGPTGRLEEYLGSMAKIQKAVEYFQDNSPDSPELNKVKLLFERGKESLESEFRSLMTRHSKVVSPVLILDLISGEDDLEVQEEVPLEHLPESVLQDVVRISRWLVEYGRNQDFMNVYYQIRSSQLDRSIKGLKEHFRKSSSSSGVPYSPAIPNKRKDTPTKKPVKRPGTIRKAQNLLKQYSQHGLDGKKGGSNLIPLEGHEHDFRVKHLSEALNDKHGPLAGRDDVLDVETDAYIHCISAFVRLAQSEYQLLTDVIPEHHQKKTFDSLIQVPSVSLGTSCLPSPLSRLHAPHRTPWTG; translated from the exons ATGATTCCCCCGCAGGAGGCGTCCGCCCGGCGGCGGGAGATCGAGGACAAGCTGAAGCAg GAGGAGGAGACACTGTCCTTCATCCGAGACAGCCTGGAGAAGAGCGACCAGCTCACCAAGAACATG GTGTCTATCCTGTCATCCTTTGAGAGTCGCCTTATGAAGCTGGAGAACTCCATCATCCCTGTGcataaacagacagagaacctgCAGCGGCTGCAGGAGAATGTTGAGAAGACGCTGTCCTGCCTGGACCACGTCATCAGCTACTACCATGTGGCGAGTGACACTGAGAAGATCATCAGGGAGGG CCCCACAGGTAGGCTGGAAGAGTATCTGGGAAGCATGGCCAAGATTCAGAAGGCTGTGGAGTATTTCCAGGACAATAGCCCAGACAGCCCAGAGCTCAACAAAGTG AAGCTGCTCTTTGAGCGGGGGAAGGAGTCGCTGGAGTCCGAGTTCCGGAGCCTGATGACCCGGCACAGCAAGGTCGTGTCCCCTGTGCTCATCCTGGATCTGATCAGCGGTGAGGATGACCTGGAGGTCCAGGAGGAGGTGCCCCTGGAGCACCTGCCCGAGAGCGTGCTGCAGGACGTGGTCCGCATCTCCCGCTGGCTGGTGGAATACGGCCGCAACCAAG ATTTCATGAATGTCTACTACCAAATCCGCTCCAGCCAGCTGGACCGCTCCATCAAAGGCCTGAAGGAGCATTTCCGGAAGAGCAGTTCTTCCTCTGGGGTTCCCTACTCCCCTGCTATCCCCAACAAGAGGAAAGACACGCCCACCAAGAAGCCAGTCAAGCGACCAG GGACGATCCGTAAGGCTCAGAACCTTCTGAAACAGTATTCCCAGCATGGTCTAGATGGGAAAAAGGGGGGCTCTAACCTCATTCCTCTGGAAG GTCACGAGCATGATTTCCGAGTAAAGCACCTGTCCGAGGCCCTGAACGACAAGCATGGGCCGCTGGCCG GGAGAGATGACGTGCTGGACGTGGAGACCGATGCCTACATTCACTGCATCAGTGCCTTTGTCAGGCTGGCCCAGAGCGAGTACCAGCTGCTGACGGACGTCATCCCTGAGCACCATCAGAAGAAGACCTTTGACTCTTTGATACAG GTGCCCTCAGTGTCCCTGGGAACCAGCTGTCTGCCCAGTCCCCTGAGCCGTCTCCATGCACCTCACAGGACGCCCTGGACGGGCTGA